GGCGGCCCATCGGCGTGTCCTTGCCGAACTCGGGGATCCTCTCCGGCGGCTGTCCGCCGGAGGGATTGAGGGGCGTCCAGATCGGGCCCGGCGCGACGCCGTTCACGCGGATGCCTTTCTCGATCAGATTTTTGGCGAGCGAGCGGGTGAACCCGAGGATCGCGCCCTTCGTCGAACTGTAGTCTAGCAGCCCCGGCGAGCCCTTGTACGTCGTTTCCGAGGTGCAGTTGATAATCGCCGCCCCTTCCTTGAGGTGCGGCAGCGCGGCCTGCGTCAGGAAAAACATGCTGAAGATGTTCGTCTGGAACGTGCGCTTCAGCTGCTCTTCGCTGATCTTGCGCAGGTCTTCATCGTAGTGCTGCTCGCCCGCATTATTGACGAGCACGTCGAGACGGCCGAGCTGCTCGACGGTCTGCTGCACCGCTCGTTCGCAAAATTGCTTGTCGCCGAGGTCGCCGGCGATCGTGATGGCCCGGCGACCTTCGCCTTCGACGATTTCTTTGGTTTTGGCCGCGTCGTCATGTTCGCAGAGATAAAGGATTGCGATGTCCGCGCCCTCGCGCGCGAAGAGTGCCGCGACGGCGCGGCCGATGCCGCTGTCCGCGCCCGTAATTAGGGCAACCTTGCCCTCGAGACGTCCCGAACCCCGATAACGAGGCTCCCAGTCCGGTTTCGGCTCTAGCCGGCTTTCGTGCCCGGGCAGACGATCCTCATGAATCATCGGTTCCATGACATCGGACATGACGCTTACTCCTCGGGCTATTCTTTGGGCGCGACACCCATTCCTTCCCGTTCAAACTCTTCGGCGGTCGGCGGGGTTTCGTGGCCCGGCTTGATTGGCTTCCTGTCCGGCTTGGACTTCGGCAAATTTTCTTTGCGCGTCATAGGATTCTCCATTGTTTGAGGACGCGGCACAGGCTTTCGCGGTCGACGAATTCCCAGAAACTTCGTGTTGAAATTAGCCGCGGCGAGCGCTGGCGGGCGGCAAATCGTCGTGTGTCACTTCAGCGCGGTTGTCCGCAGACCCGGCGCGGCAGCGCGCGACAAGTGTCGGAAAATCGAAATTGCTGTTCGCCTCGAGCGCTGCGGAAGTCGCGGCCGAACACTGCGCCTGGCTTTCGTAGCGGGTCTGAAGCGTGGCGACTTGCGTGCATCCGCTGCCGCCGTCGGCGCAGCCCAGGATCGCAATGACGAAATAACCCGGTCCCATGAACGCATCCCCTAAGATGCTGTTTTAACCGCTCGATTTTCGTTCGGTTCCGCGACTTGTTCATCATCCGTTTGCCGGAAGCGATACGCATTCCTACCTAGCAGCCATGGCGACACAGGCAGACAAGGCTCAGGCGAAACCGAACGGGGGGTTCGCGGCGCTGTGGCGCTTCCTTCCGATGCTGTGGCCGCGGGGCCAGGTTGAGCTTAAGGCGCGGGTCGTCTTCGCGGTGATCCTGGTACTGGCGGGCAAGGCGGCGACGCTGCTGATGCCGTTCGCATACAAGGCCGTCATCGACGGCATGTCGGGCCAGAAGGCCGCGTTTGCCATCGTTGCCGGTCTCGTGGCGGGCTACGCGACGGCGCGCTTCGCGGGCGTCCTCTCTGACAATCTGCGCAACGCGATCTTCGAGAAAGTCGGGCAAGATGCCGCGCGGCGGCTGGCGGGAACCGTCTTTCGTCACGTCCACGATCTGTCGCTTCGCTTCCATCTGGAGCGGCGGACCGGATCGCTGACCAAGATCGTCGAGCGCGGGACGAAAAGCATCGACATGATGCTCTATTTCATCCTCTTCAACATTGGACCGACCGCCATCGAGCTCACCGCCATCTGCGTCATCTTTTTCGTGAAGTTCGGCGCAGGCCTTGTCGCGGCAACACTGGCGATGGTCGCGATTTACATAACGTTCACCCGCAAGGTCACCGATTGGCGCGCGCAGATCCAGCGCGACATGAATGACGTCGACAACAAAGCGATCGGCCGCGCGGTCGACAGCCTGCTCAATTACGAAACGGTCAAATATTTCGGCGCCGAGGAGCGCGAGGCGAAGCGCTACGACGAGGCGATCGGCTCCTTCACGCGCGCCGCCGTACGCAATGAAGTCAGCCTGGCGTGGCTGAATATCGGTCAGGCGTTGATCACCAACCTGATGATGGCCGGCGCCATGATCTTCACGGTCTGGGGCTGGAGTCGCGGGCGATTCACGCCGGGCGACGTGGTGCTTGTCAATTCGCTGCTGATGCAACTTTTCCGCCCGCTCGACATGCTGGGCTGGGTCTATCGCTCAATCCGCCAGGGCCTGATCGACATGGAAGCGATGTGGGACCTGCTCGACACGCCCGCGGAGGTCGTCGACCGTCCGGACGCGCCGGCGCTCGACGTCGCCAAGGGCGCGGTACAGTTCGAGAATGTTCAGTTCGGTTACGAGGACGGCCGGCAGATCCTGAAAGGTCTCGATCTCGACATCGCGCCTGGCACGAGCTGCGCCATCGTTGGACCGTCAGGCGCGGGTAAGTCGACCATCGCGCGGCTGCTTTACCGTTTTTACGACCCGTCATCCGGCCGCATCACCATCGATGGGCAGGATATCTCTCAAGTGCAGCAACGGACGCTGCGCGGGGCGATCGGCATCGTCCCGCAGGACACCGTCCTGTTCAACGACACGATCGGCTACAACATCGGCTACGGGCGCGATCAGTCCACTCACGCCGAGGTAGAGCAGGCCGCGCGCGGGGCGGCCATCGACCACTTCATCTCCGTGCTTCCGGACAAATATGATTCGATGGTTGGCGAGCGCGGATTGAAACTGTCGGGCGGCGAGAAGCAGCGCGTGGCGATTGCACGCACGTTGCTCAAGAACCCGCCGATCCTCGTGCTCGACGAGGCAACGAGCGCCCTCGACAGCCGGACCGAGCAGGCGATCCAGGAAACCCTCGACCGCGTCGCGCGAAGCCGCACGACGATCATGATCGCCCACCGCCTGTCGACCATCGTCAATGCCGACCAGATCGTGGTGCTCGACGAAGGACGCGTCGCGGAGCGCGGGACGCACGAGGAACTGCTCGACAAGGGCGGGCTCTACGCGGACCTGTGGCAGCGTCAGCAGGCGGAGCGGCTGGCGGAGGAAATCGCCGAAGCGGCGGAGTGATCAAGTTCGGCGGCGCAGTCCCCGCAGCACATTTCCTTCAGTGCTGAGGTACAGCCGGCGGTAATCGACGCGCGGCGTGTCGGCGAAGATGAGATAGTAATATTTCATCTGCTCCGACCACCAGTAGCCGGGGTTGTGGTCGCTCTGGACCTTCGGATTTGCGGCCACGTCGGCGAGATCGGCGTAACCGTAGCGCGCCTTGTTCCAACGCTTCATCTCCAAATAGTGATCGCGCACGAGGTGGCGCCATTCCTCGCGACGGTCGATCAGCCAGTGGTTGAAGGCCGCATCGGCGAGTTCCGGCCGCAGGTCGTTGGTCGTGCTGAGTGCGGCGAGGTTGGTCGACTCGATGCTCTCGGGAAGCACGCCGTAGCGCGTCTGCACCCTCGCCCAGGTCCGCGTATGGGCGCGGCCGATTTCTTTGTTGCCGCCCTGCGCGAGCAGGCCGCCATAGAATGAGCCAAGCTCGTCCTGCTCATTATCGAGCGGCTTGCCGGTTTCGAAGTCGACGTTGGCAAACCACAAATCGGGCCCGTGTCGTATCGGCTGATGTTTGAGGATCGCTGCGGTGCAGGTGCGGTACATCGCCAGACATTCACGGTCGCCGAGCAGGTCCCAGCCATCCCACAGATATTCGTAGTAGCTGTCCGACGGAGGGCCGATCGTCGCGCGTCGGCTTTTCCACTCGCCGGTCATGCAATCGATCTTGTCTGCGAGAAGCCCAATCTTGGACCGCCGCTCGAACATCGAAATCAGCGCGCGCTTGGCCGCGGCGCGGTAGCGATCGTCACTGGTCGCCTGGCTGAGAAAGCCGAACTCCGGAATGAACGTGCCGGCCTCCGCCGGATTGGTTTCTTGTCCGCGCAGCGCGCCAGTGCGCAGGTTGATGTAGCGGTGCGGGATGCCGATCGGCGAAGCGTTGAAGCTCGGCAACAGGCGGTCGGCAAGATCGCGCGCCTTGGCGAGCAGCGCAGGGTCGCCGCAAGCGTGAAAGGCCGAGAGCAATCCTCCGACCAGCCGGATCGAGGTCTCGAAAACCGATACTTCGCCATCGACGTCGAAGCTGAGGTTTGTTTTCACCCAATCGACGCCGTCGCGGAACTCATCGTCGAACCCCATGATCCACAAGGTGTCGAGCGCCTCGATCAGCGACAAGCCGAGGTGTTGATTCTTCAGCGAGAAGCTTTCGAAGCCGCCGCTGATCGGCTTGATCTGGTCCTTGCCCCAGGCGCGCTCGCGATAGTTGCGCCAGGCCGAGAGCATCTCGTTACGAACATCCTTGGCGAGCGCAGGCCAGTTGTCCGAGTTCGGCGGTGCTCCGATCGATGGCAGCGCGAGCGCGACGGCGCCTGCACCCAGCAATGACCGGCGAGAGATGCGCACAAAGTCCATGCGGCGAGGCTAGCCCGTGGGAACCGGGCGCGCTACTCGCCGGCGCAGTAGCGTTGATGACCACCCCCCACGACATCCTGAAACAAGTCTTCGGTTTCGACCACTTCCGCGGCGTGCAGGAAGACGTGGTCATGCGCGTGCTTGGCGGGCAGCACACGCTTGCGGTGATGCCGACCGGTGCGGGCAAATCACTCTGCTACCAGCTTCCGGCGGTGGCACACGAGGGCACCGCGTTGGTTATCTCGCCTCTAATCGCGCTGATGCACGACCAGATTCGGAGCGCGAATGCCATCGGACTTCGAGCGGCCTCGCTAACGTCTGCAGATGCGGATCGCGAGCGAACCGTGGAGCGGCTGAAAGCCGGCGAGCTCGACCTGCTCTACGCGGCGCCCGAGCGCGCGACGGGCGACGGCTTCCGGCGGCTGATCAGCCGCACGAACGTGTCGCTGATCGCCATCGACGAAGCGCATTGCGTTAGCGAGTGGGGGCACGATTTCCGGCCGGACTATCGCCAGCTGAAGGGCCTGCTCGACGACAATCCGGACGTCCCACGGCTTGCGCTGACCGCGACGGCGGACCGGCGCACACGTTCTGACATTCTGACCCAGCTTGGCATCCCCGATGACGGGCTGATCATCGCTGGCTTCGACCGGCCGAACATTCGCTACAACGTGCGGCCTCGAGACGGACTGCCGCAGCAATTGAAGTCGCTCCTCGCGCAGCAGCCGGGCGCAGGCATCGTCTACGCCCCGAGCCGCGACAAGGCTGAGCGAATCGCCGAGCAAATGTCCGGCACCGGTCGCCCCGCCCTGCCTTACCATGCCGGACTCGACCCGCAGGTGCGCTCTCGCAACCAGGCCGCTTTCGTCGAGTCAGAAGACATGGTGATGGCGGCGACGGTCGCATTCGGCATGGGCATCGACAAGCCCGACGTTCGCTTCGTCGCCCACGCCGGCATCCCCAAGTCGATTGAGGCTTATTACCAGGAGACCGGCCGCGCCGGCCGCGATGGAGACCCAGCCGAGGCTTGGCTGTTCTGGGGCGCGGAAGACTTTGCGCGAGCCCGCCAGCGCGTCGAGACGGAAGTCGAACCTGATCGCCGATCAGGCGAGCGCGAGCGGTTGAACGCCCTCGCCGCGTTCGTCGAAGCCTCGGGTTGCCGGCGCGCCATCCTGCTCAGTCATTTCGGCGAGGATCCGCCCGAGGCTTGCGGCAATTGCGACAATTGCCTGGATCCGCCAGCGACGATCGACGCGACCGAGGTTGCACGCAAGCTGCTGTCAGCCGCTTTCCGTACCGAGATGCGATTTGGCGTCGGGCACCTCGCCGACGTGCTCGCGGGCAACGACAGCGAAAAGGTACGCAGCTTCGGCCACGACCGGCTGTCGGTATTCGGCATCGCCAATGCCGAAGAGATCGCGCTCGTCCGCTCCGTCGCCCGCGCCTTGATTGCGCGCGATGCGCTCCGCGCGGACGCTTACGGCGGCCTGAGCTTCGGGCCCGGAGCAAAGCCGATCCTGAAGGGTGAGCGGCAGATCACCATCGCCGTCCCGCCGCCGCGGAAGCGAACCAGCCGCAAGCGCTTTGATGGGCCGGCCGATCCCTTATTCGATGCGCTGCGTGAAGCGCGCCGCAAGCTCGCCGCCGAGTCCGGGGTGCCGCCCTACGTCATCTTCCACGATTCGACCCTGCGCGAGATCGCCGCGCGGAAGCCGCGCGACCTTCATGAGCTGGGGACGGTCCAGGGCGTCGGCGCGGTCAAGCTTGAGCGCTACGGTGCAGCGATGCTCGACGCTCTTTCTACCAACGGCTGATGTTCAGGCTTGCGAAACGCGCGACTCGGTTGAAGAGACGTTGAACGACCGTTTTCGACTTCTTGGGGAGAAATATGATCCATCAGCTTCTAGCCGCGACGGCGGCAATTGCCGTCGCGACCGCTTCGACCGGCGCTGTTGCCGCGCCCAAGAAGGCCGCCGCCACGGCCTCGGCCACACTGCCTGCTTCCAACCCGTTCGCGCAGCCGAGCACGCTGCCGTTCGAGACGCCGGATTTCTCGCGCATCAAGGACACGGATTATCTGCCCGCGCTGCTCGCCGGCATGGCGCAACAGAAGACAGAAGTGACAGCGATCGCCAACCAGAAGGCAACGCCAACCTTCGACAATACGTTGGTTCCGCTGGAACGCTCTGGCCTTCTGCTCGAGCGCGCCGGTCTTGCCTTTAACGCCGTCAACGGCGCGCAGACCAATGACGTGCTGCAGGCCACCGACACGAAGACGTCGCCGCTGTTCGCCGCGCACAACGACTTCATCTTCCTCAACGAGAGGCTGTTTGGCCGCGTGAAGTATCTTCACGACCACCAGGCTGAGCTGAACCTGCATCCCGAACAGGCCAAGCTTCTCGACGTCTACTACAAGCAGTTCGTCCATGCTGGCGCCGAACTTCCGCCGGCCAAGCAGACGGAACTGAAGGCATACAATCAGCGCCTGAGCTCGCTGCAGACCGAGTTCACGCAGAAGTTGCTCGCCGCCGCCAAGGCCAGCGCGCTTCACCTCACCGACCGCGCCGCACTCGCCGGCCTGTCCGACGCGCAGATCAATGCTGCGGCCGAGGCGGCCAAATCACGCAAGCTCGACGGCTACGTGCTGTCGCTGCAGAACACGACGCAGCAGCCGCTGCTGGAATCGTTGACCAACCACGCGACCCGCCAGGCGTTGATGGATGCGAGCCTGACCCGCGCGGAAAAGGGCGGCGCCAACGACACCCGCCCGCTCATCAAGGAAATTGCGCAGCTTCGCTCCAAGAAGGCGGCGTTGTTCGGCGCCGCCAACTGGGCCGACTACACCTTGTACGACCAGATGGCGCAGAACCGCGCGACGGCGATCGGCTTCCTCGATCGGCTCGCACCGGCGGTGGCGGCCAAGCAGCAGCGGGAGGCCGCGGACATCCGCGCGCTCGCGAAGCAGCAGGGGGCGACCTTCACGCCGACCGCCGCCGACTGGACTTACTACGCCGAGCAGATCCGCAAGCAGCGCTATGCGCTCGATAGCGATCAGCTGAAGCAGTATTTCGAGTTCAACAAGGTGCTCGAGGACGGCGTGTTCTACGCCGCGAACCAGCTTTACGGCCTGACGTTCAAGGAGCGGAAGGACATCCCGACTTGGAACGCCGACATGCGCGCGTTTCAGGTTTACGACGCCGACGGCAAAGAGCTTGCGATCTTCATGATCGACCCGTGGAAGCGGGACAACAAAAACGGCGGCGCCTGGATGTCGAATCTCGTCAACCAGTCGTACCTGCGCGGCACCAAGCCCGTGATCTTCAATGTCGAGAACTTCGCCAAGCCGGCGCCGGGCCAGCCTGCGCTGATCAGCTGGGACGACGTGACGACGATGTTCCACGAGTTCGGACACGCGCTGCACGGCATGTTCGCCGCGCAGACCTATCCGACGCTGCAGGGCACGAACGTCGCGCGCGACTTCGTCGAGTTCCCGTCGCAGTTCAACGAGAACTGGGCGCTCGATCCTAAGATCCTGCCGCACTACGCCGTCAATTATAAGACCGGGCAGACCATCCCCCAGGACCTGGTGAACAAGATCCTCGCCGCGCGCACCTTCAACCAGGGCTATGACGTCGGCGAAGTGCTCGAAGCCGCGCACCTCGATCTCGACTGGCACTCGCTGCCGGCGACGGCTCCGCTTCAGGATGTCGACAAGTTCGAGGCCGATGCGCTGGCGAAGAGTGGCTACGACGTTGCCGACGTGCCGCCGCGCTATCGCTCCAACTACTTCCTGCACATCTGGAGCAACGGCTACTCAGCCGGTTATTACGCCTATCCATGGACGCGCATGCTCGGCCAGGACGCGTTCGCTTGGTTCCAGAGCCACGGCGGCCTGACCCGGGCTAACGGCCAGCGTTTCCGGAATATGGTCCTCTCGCGCGGCAACACGCTCGAATATGGCGAGATGTACCGCGCGTTCGCCGGCCATGACCCGAGCATCCAGCCGTACATCGACTATTATGGCCTGGGTGGCGGTGAAAGCGCTGCGCCGGCGCCGGCGCCGGCACCTGCCGCGGTTCCACCGGCCGCACCTGTCGAGACGCCGAAGAAGGGCGAAAGGGGCCGCTAAGCAATGATCCGCCGGCTCGACGACAGGACTTTGGTCAGCGGCCAGATCGCTCCGGAGGACGTCGCCGGGCTGGCGGAACAGGGCATCACGATGCTGGTCAACAACCGGCCCGACGGTGAAGAGGCCGGTCAGCCAATGGCAGCCGACCTCGAAGCCGCGGCGGAGGCAGCCGGCATCGCCTACCGCCACGTGCCGATCATCCGCGGCATCGGCCCGGCTGATGTCGAAGCGATGCAGGAGGCGATCGGTGCGGCAGGCGAAGGGAAGGTGCTCGCCTTCTGCCGCTCCGGTATGCGGTCAGCGCTCGCCTCTGCGCTGGCGCAGCGCGGCCAAGGTGTCGCCCGCGAGGAAGTCGAGCAGAAGCTGACGGCGGCCGGCTTCGACTCCGGTCCGATATCGCACCTGCTTTAGGCGTCATATTCTCCAAACAGTCGTTTGGCTTCGGCGAGGTCTTCGTCGAGCACCATCACGCGCACGCCAACCATTGCACCGTCTGCGTAGCCAGCGCTTTGCGTGTCAAAGACGATCGCGCTGACGCCGCGATCTTCGAGAAACAGTCGAAACAGTTCAGCCTGATATGGCCAGTTGAATCGGGCCGCCTCGACAAGCCCGCTCACCAGGGTTTGACGTCGCCCGCGGCGATTTCGTCGGGCCGCGGTGCGCGACCCAGGATCGCATTGCGATGCGGGAAACGGCCGAAGCGCTCGATGATCTCGTGGTGCTTTTTCGCGAAGGGCAGGAACTCATCATCGCCGAGCTCGGTGAACAGCAACACCGATCGCTTCTGGTCAGCGAGATCTTCGCTGTGCTCGAACGGCATGTAGATAAACGCGCGCTCCTTGGCGGGAAGCTGCTCGTCTAGGCCGCGATCGACCGCTGCCGCCGCGACCGCCAGCGCGAGGTGATCGGTGGAGAACTGGTCCGCGTGCCCGGAGAACATGTTGCGCGGAAACTGATCGAACAGGATCACGGCGGCGAGCGCGGTCAACGGATCGGTCAGGAACGAGTCGGCAGGCAGCTGCCGCTTCTCAGCCCACAGCTTGAGGAACGACTGCCGAATTCGGTGGTCGAGGTCGGCACCGCCGTTCCACCATTGATCGGGCGAGAGAGAAAACCAGAATTTGAGGACCTGCGCACGCCACTCCTCGACCGTCACGCGGCGGTGCCCCCAACGGTCAGGCCCTCGATCAGCAAGGTCGGCTGGCCTACGCCCGCGGGCACGCTCTGCCCGCCCTTGCCGCAGATGCCGATGCCCTCGTCGAGGGCGAGGTCGTTGCCAATCCCTTTCACCCGCGTCAACACCGTAGGGCCGTCGCCGATCAGAGTCGCGCCCTTGATCGGCTCGGCGATCTTGCCGCCGCGGATTCGGTAAGCCTCGGTGCAGCTGAAGACGAACTTGCCGCTGGTGATATCGACCTGGCCGCCTCCGAAGCTCTTGGCGTAGATTCCGTCTTTCACGCGCTCGAGCAGTTCGCCGGGATCGTCCTTGCCGCCGAGCATGAAGGTGTTGGTCATGCGCGGCATCGGCGCGTGAGCAAAGCTTTCGCGGCGCCCGTTGCCGGTTGGTTCGACACCCATCAGCCGCGCATTAAGCCGGTCCTGAATATATCCCTTGAGGAATCCATCCTCGATCAGCACGTTGCGGCGGGTCGGCGTCCCTTCGTCGTCGATGGTCAGCGATCCGCGGCGAAGCTCCATCGCGCCATCATCGATCACTGTAACGCCCGGTGCGGCGACGCGCTCGCCGATGCGGCCGGAGAAAGCCGAGGTGCCTTTGCGGTTGAAGTCGCCTTCCAGCCCATGGCCGACTGCTTCGTGAAGCAGCACGCCCGGCCACCCCGGACCCAGCACAACAGGCATCTCGCCAGCCGGTGCGTCGACCGAGTCCAGATTGGTGATCGCCTGGGCGAGCGCGATGTCGATCGTACGCTCCCATTCGGCATCCTCGAATAACCGGCCGTAGAGATAGCGACCGCCGATGCCGTGATAACCGGTTTCGCGCCGGCCGTTGTGCTCGGCCACGATCTGCACGCCGAGCCGAACGAGCGGGCGGACATCGGACGCCACGAAGCCGTCGCCGCGGACGATGTCTATCACGCTCCAGCTTGCCGCCAGTGAAACGCTGACCTGGCAGACACGCGGATCGCGGGCGCGTGCAGCGGCGTCGATCTGCTCGCACAACGCGACCTTCTCTGCGAACGGAACGAGCGCGAGCGGGTCTTCAGCCCCGTACATCGACTGGTTCGTCCGCTGCGGCGGCGCGGCCGGCCCGCCCTTGGCGGCGTCGAGCAGCTTCAGCGTCGCCGCGGCCCGCTCGATTGCGGCCTCGCTGATCTCGTTGGCGTGCGAGAAGGCTGTCGTCTCGCCGGTTACGCCGCGCAGGCCGAAGCCGGACGAGCTGTGATAATCGGCGGTCTTTAGCCGGCCGTCGTCGAAGCCGAAGGCCTCGCTCGCGCTATACTGCAGGTAGAGCTCGCCATCGTCGTGGGACGATAGATGCTTCGCGGCGAGCCGCTTTGCGCCGTCGGTGTCGAGGCTACGATAGAGGAAGCGGCGAGGATCCGGAGCGGTCATGCCGCCTCGCTGTCCGCAGGTCCCCCAATGTAGACAAAGCGGCGGTCGCAATAGCCGCACTCGACGAAGCCGGTGTCCGGCTCGATCCGCAGGAAAACGCGCGGGTGACCGAGCGCAGGCGAGATATCGCCTGAGCCGTCGCAGGCGACCTGCACTTTGGACACGCGGATGACTTCGGGGGGCTGGATATCTGACATGGCGTGGAGGTAGCAATCGGCGGGCGGGGGTTCAATCGCGGGCACCGCGCGCATTTACCCTTTCCATTGTCCGCCCTATGCGGCGCTCCACCATGACCGACGCTGCGATCCGCATCGAGAACCTGTCGAAGACTTACGCTGGCGGAAAGCAGGCGCTGAACGACGTCAGCTTTGAGGTGCCCCGCGGCCAGATTTTCGGGCTGCTCGGGCCCAATGGAGCGGGAAAGTCGACGCTCATCAACATCCTTGCCGGCCTGGTCGTGAAGAGCGGCGGGAAGGTGACGGTGTGGGGGTTCGACATCGACGAGCATCCGCGCAACGCCAAGCGCTCCATCGGTGTCGTGCCGCAGGAAATCATCTTCGATCCCTTTTTCACGCCGCGCGAGACACTGGAGATCCAGGCAGGCCTCTACGGGATCGCGCCCAACGAGCGGCAATCCGACGCGCTGCTGGCGGCCATGCATCTGACCGACAAGGCTAAAGCTTACTCGCGCACCCTTTCGGGCGGCATGAAAAGGCGGTTGCTGGTCGCCAAGGCGATGGTCCATTCACCCCCGATCCTCGTGCTCGACGAACCGACGGCGGGCGTCGACGTCGAGCTCCGCCGGCAGCTTTGGGATTATGTCCACAAGCTCCATGCCCAGGGTGTGACGATCGTTCTCACGACCCACTATCTCGAGGAAGCGGAGCAGCTGTGCGACCGCATCGCCATCATCAACCATGGCAAGGTCATCGCCAACGAGCCGACGCGCGAGCTCATTTCCAAAGCGCAGGAAAAGGCCGTCGTCGTCACCTTCGATCGCGACATCGTGACCGTTCCGACTAACGCCTGCTTCGAGAACATCGCGCTGATCGATGAGCGAACGCTCGAGATCACCTATCGCAAGGACAAGGTGAACGCAGGGCAGGTGCTTACTGCGCTAACCGCTGACGGTCACGGCATCATCGACGTGTCGACGCGCGATCCGGACCTAGAGGACGTCTTCCTCAGTCTCACTTCAGAAACCCAAGCCGCGTGAGCACCGACGCCGATGTGCTGATCGTCGGCAGCGGCGCCGCGGGGCTGACCGCCGCGCTCAATCTCGCGGCCACGCACAAAGTTGCCGTCATCGCAAAGGGCGCGCTCGGCGAAGGCGCGACGAGCTGGGCGCAGGGCGGCATCGCGGCGGTTCTCGAAGAGGGCGACAGCTTCGAATCGCACGTCAATGACACGATGATTGCCGGCGCGGGCCTCAACGACCGCAAGGTCGTCGAGCATGTCGTCGAAGAGGCACCGCGCGCGATCCGGCATCTGGTCGAGCTTGGCGTGCCGTTCGCGCAGGAGGGCAATGCGCTTCACCTCACCCGAGAAGGCGGGCACAGCCACCGGCGTATCGTCCACGTAGCCGATGCGACCGGCTATGCGGTGCAGGAGGCGCTCGAAACGGCGGCGGCAAAGCACCCGAACATCACATTGGTTCCGGA
This portion of the Sphingomonas limnosediminicola genome encodes:
- a CDS encoding glycoside hydrolase family 47 protein; protein product: MDFVRISRRSLLGAGAVALALPSIGAPPNSDNWPALAKDVRNEMLSAWRNYRERAWGKDQIKPISGGFESFSLKNQHLGLSLIEALDTLWIMGFDDEFRDGVDWVKTNLSFDVDGEVSVFETSIRLVGGLLSAFHACGDPALLAKARDLADRLLPSFNASPIGIPHRYINLRTGALRGQETNPAEAGTFIPEFGFLSQATSDDRYRAAAKRALISMFERRSKIGLLADKIDCMTGEWKSRRATIGPPSDSYYEYLWDGWDLLGDRECLAMYRTCTAAILKHQPIRHGPDLWFANVDFETGKPLDNEQDELGSFYGGLLAQGGNKEIGRAHTRTWARVQTRYGVLPESIESTNLAALSTTNDLRPELADAAFNHWLIDRREEWRHLVRDHYLEMKRWNKARYGYADLADVAANPKVQSDHNPGYWWSEQMKYYYLIFADTPRVDYRRLYLSTEGNVLRGLRRRT
- a CDS encoding M3 family metallopeptidase; this translates as MIHQLLAATAAIAVATASTGAVAAPKKAAATASATLPASNPFAQPSTLPFETPDFSRIKDTDYLPALLAGMAQQKTEVTAIANQKATPTFDNTLVPLERSGLLLERAGLAFNAVNGAQTNDVLQATDTKTSPLFAAHNDFIFLNERLFGRVKYLHDHQAELNLHPEQAKLLDVYYKQFVHAGAELPPAKQTELKAYNQRLSSLQTEFTQKLLAAAKASALHLTDRAALAGLSDAQINAAAEAAKSRKLDGYVLSLQNTTQQPLLESLTNHATRQALMDASLTRAEKGGANDTRPLIKEIAQLRSKKAALFGAANWADYTLYDQMAQNRATAIGFLDRLAPAVAAKQQREAADIRALAKQQGATFTPTAADWTYYAEQIRKQRYALDSDQLKQYFEFNKVLEDGVFYAANQLYGLTFKERKDIPTWNADMRAFQVYDADGKELAIFMIDPWKRDNKNGGAWMSNLVNQSYLRGTKPVIFNVENFAKPAPGQPALISWDDVTTMFHEFGHALHGMFAAQTYPTLQGTNVARDFVEFPSQFNENWALDPKILPHYAVNYKTGQTIPQDLVNKILAARTFNQGYDVGEVLEAAHLDLDWHSLPATAPLQDVDKFEADALAKSGYDVADVPPRYRSNYFLHIWSNGYSAGYYAYPWTRMLGQDAFAWFQSHGGLTRANGQRFRNMVLSRGNTLEYGEMYRAFAGHDPSIQPYIDYYGLGGGESAAPAPAPAPAAVPPAAPVETPKKGERGR
- a CDS encoding SDR family oxidoreductase — encoded protein: MSDVMEPMIHEDRLPGHESRLEPKPDWEPRYRGSGRLEGKVALITGADSGIGRAVAALFAREGADIAILYLCEHDDAAKTKEIVEGEGRRAITIAGDLGDKQFCERAVQQTVEQLGRLDVLVNNAGEQHYDEDLRKISEEQLKRTFQTNIFSMFFLTQAALPHLKEGAAIINCTSETTYKGSPGLLDYSSTKGAILGFTRSLAKNLIEKGIRVNGVAPGPIWTPLNPSGGQPPERIPEFGKDTPMGRPGQPNEVAPSFLFLACEDSSYMAGQVLHPDGGNTTAS
- the recQ gene encoding DNA helicase RecQ, which gives rise to MTTPHDILKQVFGFDHFRGVQEDVVMRVLGGQHTLAVMPTGAGKSLCYQLPAVAHEGTALVISPLIALMHDQIRSANAIGLRAASLTSADADRERTVERLKAGELDLLYAAPERATGDGFRRLISRTNVSLIAIDEAHCVSEWGHDFRPDYRQLKGLLDDNPDVPRLALTATADRRTRSDILTQLGIPDDGLIIAGFDRPNIRYNVRPRDGLPQQLKSLLAQQPGAGIVYAPSRDKAERIAEQMSGTGRPALPYHAGLDPQVRSRNQAAFVESEDMVMAATVAFGMGIDKPDVRFVAHAGIPKSIEAYYQETGRAGRDGDPAEAWLFWGAEDFARARQRVETEVEPDRRSGERERLNALAAFVEASGCRRAILLSHFGEDPPEACGNCDNCLDPPATIDATEVARKLLSAAFRTEMRFGVGHLADVLAGNDSEKVRSFGHDRLSVFGIANAEEIALVRSVARALIARDALRADAYGGLSFGPGAKPILKGERQITIAVPPPRKRTSRKRFDGPADPLFDALREARRKLAAESGVPPYVIFHDSTLREIAARKPRDLHELGTVQGVGAVKLERYGAAMLDALSTNG
- a CDS encoding ABC transporter ATP-binding protein/permease translates to MATQADKAQAKPNGGFAALWRFLPMLWPRGQVELKARVVFAVILVLAGKAATLLMPFAYKAVIDGMSGQKAAFAIVAGLVAGYATARFAGVLSDNLRNAIFEKVGQDAARRLAGTVFRHVHDLSLRFHLERRTGSLTKIVERGTKSIDMMLYFILFNIGPTAIELTAICVIFFVKFGAGLVAATLAMVAIYITFTRKVTDWRAQIQRDMNDVDNKAIGRAVDSLLNYETVKYFGAEEREAKRYDEAIGSFTRAAVRNEVSLAWLNIGQALITNLMMAGAMIFTVWGWSRGRFTPGDVVLVNSLLMQLFRPLDMLGWVYRSIRQGLIDMEAMWDLLDTPAEVVDRPDAPALDVAKGAVQFENVQFGYEDGRQILKGLDLDIAPGTSCAIVGPSGAGKSTIARLLYRFYDPSSGRITIDGQDISQVQQRTLRGAIGIVPQDTVLFNDTIGYNIGYGRDQSTHAEVEQAARGAAIDHFISVLPDKYDSMVGERGLKLSGGEKQRVAIARTLLKNPPILVLDEATSALDSRTEQAIQETLDRVARSRTTIMIAHRLSTIVNADQIVVLDEGRVAERGTHEELLDKGGLYADLWQRQQAERLAEEIAEAAE
- a CDS encoding TIGR01244 family sulfur transferase; translation: MIRRLDDRTLVSGQIAPEDVAGLAEQGITMLVNNRPDGEEAGQPMAADLEAAAEAAGIAYRHVPIIRGIGPADVEAMQEAIGAAGEGKVLAFCRSGMRSALASALAQRGQGVAREEVEQKLTAAGFDSGPISHLL